In Saprospiraceae bacterium, the sequence TTTTCATAGTTGAATATTTTACCGATATATTTTCCCAACGGGATTGCCATTAATATGACCAGGAGGTACATCAGTATAATGCCATTAATTTCTGTATTCATTTATTGTTTTCTAAATATTTATTTTGAATAAAACTTTGAGATAAGCTATAGGTACAAGGGGTTCACAAACAACCAAAGATCGATTCTTGCAAATACATAATTTATGCTGCATCGGTTCCTGATTAAAATTTTTCGGGTTTCAGCAGTACATAACATATATATCCGAACACCGCAATAGCGATAAAAAATAAGGTCATCATGGGTATTAAATTTTATCGAACCAGTCGATGATTTTAAAGAAAAAGACATACATCAATATGCCTGAAATAAGAAGAAGTCCGGTTGTCATTTTTGAATCATTGTTTTAATTAATATATATGATTCAAATCCTGGTCCTAAGTCGTCAATTGAATGTTAAATAATTGACAGACAGTGATTTGTATAAAAAAAAGGCCTCAGGCCAATTCTCCAAACCCTTTCATTTTGACAGGGTTAGGTATAGCATTTTGAAAGGATTGACTTAGTCGAGATGGTATTCTGCTATCTTCCTATACAGGGTAGTGAGCGCAATATTGAGCAAATCTGCTGCTTTGGTTTTATTGCCGTTCGTATAGTTGAGCACTTTTTGGATATGAATTTTTTCCGCACTGGCAAGGTCAAAAGCTGATAGTGTTTTGTTTTTGCCCACCCGATCGGATATTCTTTGAAATTCAGCAGGTAAGTGTTCCAAGGTCAATTCATCGTCGCACAGGATGACGCTGCGTTCGATTACATTTTTCAATTCCCGTATATTTCCATTCCAGGCATGGTGTTGAAGTGCATCGATAAAATCAGACGAAACCGGTTTTATTTTTTTATTGGTTTTAAGAGAAAATATTTGCAAAAAGTGGTGGGTCAATTCTTTAATATCTATGACTCTTTCACGCAGCGCCGGTAACTCTATTTGAAATACAGAAATCCGGTAAAATAAATCTTCTCTGAATTGTCCCTTTTCTATTTCTTTTTGTAAATCCCTGTTGGTAGCCGCTATGATGCGAACATCCACTTTCATTGGTTTGCTTTCACCAACGCGGATCAATTCGCCAGACTCCAGTACACGCAATAATTTAGCTTGTAAGTCTAAGGCCATTTCTCCAATCTCATCCAAAAATATAGTTCCATGGTTAGCCTCTTCAAACAACCCTTTTTGATCTTTGATGGCTCCGGTGAAAGCTCCGGCTTTGTGTCCAAACATCTCACTTTCGAGTAATTCTTTGCTGAATGCAGAACAATTGATGGCAATAAAATTTTGTTTATTTCTTTTGCTTTCGCGGTGAATAGCTTGTGCAAACACTTCTTTGCCTGTACCGGTCTCTCCAATCAGCAGTACGGTCGTATCGCTTCCAGCTACTTTGCGGGCAAGGTCAATTGCTTTTTGAATGGGTTTGGACTGACCGATGATTTTGTCAAACGAATGCTTGTCATCCAATTGTTTTTCAAGCTGATAAACCCGCCTGGCTAAGTCCCGTTTTTCTATAGCGCGGTTTAACAAAGGAATGATTTTATTATTATCATCCCCTTTGGTTATATAATCCAATGCACCATTTTTAATAGCCTGCACGCCATCCGGAATATTTCCATAAGCAGTCAAAAGTACTATTTCAATCAAGGGATATTTTTCTTTGATTTTTTTAACAAGCTCCACCCCATTGGAGTCTGGCAGTTTTACATCACAGAGTACGACATCGATCTCCGCCTGGTCCAATTTTTTCAATCCTTCCCGACCATCTGCGGCCTGTAATACTTCATATCCTTCCAGGCTGATGATCCTTGCCAGCAGGGTCCTGAGCTTTTGTTCGTCGTCTATGATTAAAACTTTTCTCAAAATTTTGGTTTGACATTAATGAACAAATGTAATGTTCCCGTGACCAGTCTGTATTTTTTTTTACATGCTTCCACCTCCACTGCACAGTATGAATTTGCGATTTAGGCGGAGCCTTATTTACCTAGAGCAGGGGAACCACATTCCTGGGTTTAAGCTAATATTCTTATCAGCCCAGCATCATTTATTAAAATCTTGAAAACAATTTTCCAATTAATATCTCCATTTCAAACTTTTGCAATCCGCCAGACTCACTGTTCCCCTCGTTTGCCTGGCAAATCAATTTGCTTTGCCATCATGACCAATTCAAGCGAACAGGTCAGGGAGAAACCCTAGCCCACCCCTCCCCTATTCCACCATTACTTAATACCTTCACTCCCATTATGCGAAGCATCAACATCATCGCCCTGCTCCTTATCTCCCTGGTTCCTGCTTTGTGCCAGCATAAAAACCGCCATGCACTCAGGCAACAAATATCCTCCATCCTCACCCGATCCATCGCAGACCATAAAATCCCTGGTGCTGTGATCGCCATCAAAAAGGGAGACAGAGTACTGATGAAAAAAGCCTTCGGCTTCGCCCAAGTCAAAGATGCAGAAACTCATTGGATGAACCATCCTAAAAAAACTTCTACACGACACCTGTATGATCTGGCATCGCTGACCAAGGTCGTAGGTACCACTACTGCGATCATGCTGCTGGCGGATCAACACCGACTATCGGTGGATGACCCGGTAGGTAAATATTTGCCGGCATTTAATGGCCCGGAGAAACAAGCTATCACCCTCCGTAATTTGCTCACGCATACAGCAGGGTTGATCACCTGGTATCCACTATACTATCGATGTAAAAACAAAGAAGAAACCTACCGGCTCATCGATTCACTGCCTTTAGCTACGCCGGTGGGTGCAGGCAGGCATTATTCTGACCTGGGATTTGTCCTCCTGGGAGAGATCATCGAAAAGATCTCCGGCCAGCCATTGGAGGTATTTTTACAAGCCCAAATCTTTAAACCTCTGGGGATGCATCATACCTTCTATCGGCCTTTGGATAAAAACAAACATCTTAAAATAGCGGCGACCTCCCACGGCAATCCCTACGAACACCGGATGGTGAGAGATAGCACCCTTGGATTGACCCGCGCAGATATTGACCCGGAGTCTTGGAACGGATGGAGAAATTATACCTTAAAAGGTGAAGTCAATGACGGCAATGCCTGGTATGCGCTGCAGGGTATCTCCGGTGCTGCCGGACTGTTTTCTACGGCAGGTGATGTGCAGATCCTGGTGGATATGCTTAAAAACAAAGGCTTGACCGGTAAAAAAAGATTCCTATCGGAAAAGACCATCACCCAATTTTTACACCCGATCCATTCCAAAATGGACTCGGCTGGATGATGGACCCGACCAATGGCTTTATGAAAAATGGTCCGGCAGGAAGTTTTGGTCATACCGGATTCACCGGAACGAGTATTGCGGTAATACCAAAGCAAGAGATCTCTATCATTTTATTGATCAATCGTCAGAATGTAGGATTGTTGCCTAATCAGGTTTATTATAATCCCAACCCCATTCGGGAAGCTATATTTAAAGCGGTGATGGATTGGGATAAAATAAAGTGAAGGCTCACCTGTTGCTCCAAAGGCTCTCGGTACTATGGACATCGTTCACACCCTAATCCTACTCTACCAATTTCACCCGCTCCGCACCAAGCTTCTCCATCAGATCCTTCAAATCATAATACTTCAACACCCCCGGTATCACCTGTGTATACATATCCCACTGGATAGGATGCTCGATAAAATCCATATAAGAAGTCAGACCATGAACCACCGTAGTGTGTGCAATACGCGGATCCACGTAGGCCGCATGCAGCGCCACCGAACCATAACTGCCATAGGCCTCCACCGAGATAGCATGATTCTTTAACCGCTCCTCTGTACTGATAAAATCCACCAGTGAATACATATCCGTGACCCGTTGTCCCACGATAGACCGACCGATATGCAGGCTGATCATGGCATTGCGGTATTCCCGATTAAAATATTTACGGTCGTTGAGCTCCGCAGGATCTTCTGTCTCTCCTTTACCCCGCAGATCAGCAGTCACCAGGATATCCCCTGCATCGAGGATCGCCTGCGCGCGCGAGGCTTCCAGCCAAAAACTATCTTTTCCCCGATCGTCAAGTATCAGGATGACCCTGGCATTGGAGGATACTTTGGACGGCCAGGCTACTACACAAGGTACCGGCATCTCCCCGGGCCTGAGTAATTGGTATTTATACATAGTCATACCCCTAAACTGCCCGGTGCCCGTCATGGAAGCCACCATTTTGTCTGTCGGTGGCTGTGTCCCCAGCAGCTCATAGATCTTCTGCCGGATCTGCTCCCGGCTTTGCCGCATGAACAGTGCTCTATTATCAGCCCAGGAGGCCGCTACCCTACCATTATATATAGGTATCGACACTGCCTCTTTATATTGTGTCAGCACCTGCCCGCTGGCAGTACACTGCGTATCCTCCGGCCTGACCTTGATCACTTCCTGCTCCACCACCGGCGTCGGGTCCCCTACCAGCCAGGTCCTGAACCAGGTCACCAGCGCCTCCCTTTTTTCCCTTGGCATGCCATGACCTCCCTCCGTCGATAGTAGTCGGAATCTGTCTTTTGCCCCCATCGCCGCATATACCTGGGTTAATTCATTACTGCCCTGCACTGCTCCCCAATAATCCACAAAATCATACCGCCCCGACATCACCAGCACCGGCTTGGGCGCAAACATCGTGACCCAGTCCGCGATCTCGATCCCGGCCTTGCCCTCTCCCGGCACATGCTGACAGCCATCCGAGGCTCCACTCAGCTCCAGCACCCGCTCCCGCTGCGAAAAGTAGCTGCAGATTGAAGCCACTTTGAGCCTGTCCTCCAGGCCGATCAGGTAAGCCGTCTGAGTACCGCCTCCCGAACTACCATATACTCCAAGTCTGTTTTTGTCTATATCGCTCCTGCTCTCCAGGTAGTTCAGTGCCCGGCTATTGTCCCAGTATTCATACGCTGCCAGGCTGCTGCCGAGCAGATTACAACCCGCATTGAGCAGGGTATGTTCGGTGGTCGCACCCCGGGTCATTGTCTTACCGTCAGGATCCAATAACTGTATTCGCTCCCCCTGCCCGATCGGATCCACTATCAGCACCGCAATCCCATGCCTGGCCATCAGGATAGCGGCAGCAGTACCCGTTTTCCCATTGATGCCATGACCACAAAGCTCCAGAGAGGCTGGATGAGGGCCCGGACCCGGAGGTAAGTATAGATTGGCAGTCACGTATCGACCGGGGATGCTTTGATATATAATAGTCTCTATCTTGAAATTCTGATATTGGCTACTATGAAGGATTTGGGCATGAAGCTCCGATCTGTCCGGCATAGGCCCCAGGATGGTTTGGTAGCTTTTACGCACAGCGTCGCGATATGCCATCAAGGAGGATTTAGACTGCATCGCTTTATGCAGATGAAGTGACCTGTCCTGGTATTGAGCATGCGTCGTACGGAGGAGGTAGGAATTATAGGCGAGGTTTTGACTCCAGGGTAAGGAACCATATCCGGGCTGAGCTTGTGTCAGTTTTGTAGCACCTATAATTGTACAAATTAATAATAAAAATTTCATCGGAGTGAAGGTCGGGAATATGGGGGAATAAGAAAAAGGTATTTGGTAAAATAATATTTTGGAGAATGACTGTAATTGTCTAATTTAGTGAGACGGTTTTTAGCTGATCTTGGCTGTTGAACTACTTATAAAATGGATATGTGGAACACTTGTATTTGGAGGGTTTTTGATTCCTTTAGAAACAAAAATGGTCATGATAGTTTAATTTCGAATGCAATCGGTTATAATCGTTTGTTGCTGATAAATGACGAGTTATATAATTGTTTTACAGTTATTTATAAAGTATTTGTTTTTGCTATAAATTTTCCGTTACAGCATGTATAATGGATATATACTAAATAAAACATTTTAAACGCAAATTTGCGCTCATGAAGACGAATCACTTATTAAGGAATTTAAGAAAGTGGACAAAACCTAAAAGCCTAAAAGAATGAAAAATAATAGACACATTTTTATGAAATCTAATTTCAATTTTTATTATTGGTAATTGGCAAAAAACCATAAAAAAATCAATGACTACAAAACAGATGATTTTATAACTAGAACCAGCCATTATTGAACTAACAAAAATATTATAGAGACTATCTTTATATAAAATATTAATTGGTTTGGTACTTTTTACAAAAAATGACAATACGAACCAAGATGCATTGATTATAACCTTTTGCAGAGAACATGAAAGCAAAAAGCGGAATTGGCCCCTTTAGTATCCCAAGACTTTTCAATACTTGGAAATATGATTTCAGGAATTTTAACAAACGACTCACTATTTGTGTCCAAATTTATTGGAATTAGAAGAATACTTAAACACTTAAATCAAATTATAGAAAATGGATATATAGATTGTGTGTGTAATGGAAATGTTTTTCCTCAATATAAAATTCTTTGTGATAGTATAGAACAAGAAATTGAATGCTATGAATCTCTGAAAGTAATATTTGAATTGGATCTAAATGAAACCGCATTCAATATCATGAGTAATATCAATAAATTAACAGAAAAAAAAATCACGAACCCATAACACAGGCTACCACGTACATCTCGCCCTATCGGGACGAGCCGTCGGGTAGCCAAACCGTTAGCGGTCATTATAGGACGACACTGCAACATAACGACAAAAAATAAATAGAAAAATGGAGATAACGCCTAAACATATTGAGCGAATAGAAAAAATGACTTTTGCTTCTGTATATCCTCACTATGTTACCAAAGTTGAAAAAAAAGGACGAACAAAGGAAGAGTTATATCAAGTCATTGAGTGGTTGACAGGTTTTGACGACAAAAAAATACAAGAACTTATTGACGAGAAAGCCACTTTTGGAAAATTTTTTGAGAAAGCAAAATTGAACTCAAACGCTGACCTGATTAAAGGAGTAATTTGTGGTTATAGAATAGAAGAAATTGAACATCCACTAACCAAACAAGTTAGGTATCTTGACAAGTTAGTGGACGAATTAGCAAAAGGAAAGACTTTGGATAAAATTTTAAGAAAGTAAATACATTAACAATCTAAAAAACAAAATAAAATGGCACAAATTAATCCTCACATTAACTTCAACGGAAATGCGGAAGAGGCATTCAATTTTTACAAATCAGTATTTGGCGGAGAGTTCGCGAAAATAATGCGTTTCAAAGATTTAGCAAGTGCTGAATTTCCTGTAGCAGAAAATGAAGCAAATAAAATAATGCACATTGCTTTACCAATTGGTAAAAGTATTTTAATGGCTAATGATGTACCTGAAATAATGGGGCGAACAAACGAAAATGAGAACAGAAGCAAAATAGTAATTAGTGCAGAAAGCAAAGAAGAAGCTGACAAATTATTCAATGGCCTTTCGGTAGGCGGACAAATTGAAATGCCTGTTTCTGACAGCCCTTGGGGTTCATACTTTGGAATGTTTAGAGACAAATATGGTATTGAATGGATGGTAGACTTTGACCCAAAATACAAGGAACAAATATAACCGGACAAAACAACGAACACTTAGCAGCGGTCATTGTAGGGAAACACGACAAAAATAAATACAAAGAATTAAAATGGCAAATAAAAGTAAAGAGGTAACCCTATTCATAGACGAAAAAAATCATCCATTTAGAAAGGAAATTGAGCAATTGCTGAATTGTGGCAAAAAACCCGCCCATCGCAAATCTGCAAAACGTTAGCAGTCATTGCAAACGACTATGCTACAACTTTATAACGAATTTGACTAGAATATGAAACAGATGATTAAAAAGTATTTGGTCTATATATGCATGATTATTTCAGTGATATTAATAGTAATAGCAGCGTCAGCATATCCAGGTGGATCATTGCTTGACAAAAATTCAGTAGGTTTTGGCTGGTCAAAAAATTTTATTAGCAATTTGTTTGAAGCAAAAGCGCTAAATGGTTCAGAAAACCCTGGCAGGATTTGGGCAATTCTTGGAATGGCATTCCACTCATTTGGTTATGGTGTTTTTTTTATAAATATGTCGAAAAAGATTTCTTTAAGAGTATGGGTTAATATTTTAAAATATATCGGATTTGCCAACATTTTTTTTATTTTCTTAATTGCAACACCTTACCACGACCTAGGAACAATTTCAATTGTTTTAACATTGTTTGGCCTATTTATTATTACTTTATTCATACTTAAGTCAAAACTACATTTACTTAAATTTTGCTGCATAATATGCTTATTGACTTATTACTGTTTCTTTTTTCTTTATGGCTTTAGTTATTTGGAATTAGCCTTTATAATGCAGAAAGTATATTCTATAAGCTCAATACTATTAGTTTTAGGGCTTGAATATTTTACAAAATCTGAAGACTTTGTACATATTAAACCGGGAGAACAAAAAAAAGCAATGAACCTCTAAAACATTAAGAAAAGTAGGCGAAAATCTGATCTGATCAATAATATCGAGCTCTGAGCTTAAAAGATTTTCCCTGCCCAGCTGATCAGGCGGTGCTTAATTCTTAGCCTGTCCCGATAGTATCATCGGCATTCAGCGACGCCTGGGTCCAGGTAGGGTGATTAGTAGGGCAGTTTATTTAATTTAATCTGGATTATGTGATTTATTCTCTTGATTTTATATCGATGGAAGGAATACAATATTTGACCCTTTATAGCCAGAAAAAAAAGTGACGAGAAATTTGCATTGGTCAGGGTGCTCATAGTTGTAATCAATTTGGTGGTGCCTTATTGGGTATTGATTTTATAATGGCGCTTACTTCGACTAAGGCTTCAGTGTATCGACTTGCCTTAATCACTTCCATGAACTGAGGCCGTTTCCAGGATCCGGAGACCTGACATTCCGGCACTCCCTTAGGCTCGGCACTGACCCCTAAAATTGGGTTTAGCTGGCGGCCATTCCGGCGCATTGTGACCCCCAAATAGTTTGAGAAAGTTGATTGATTTTAACCTGTCCTTTACCTGCAAAAAACAGGTATGGCAGCAAAATCAATAAAGATGGAACAGTTAAAACAGATTCTTCGACTACATCATCAAGGGAATGGAATTAAACGGATAGCAAGAGATCTGGGTATATCTAAGACAACGATCAAAAAATATCTCAGAAGTGAGCAGATAGACAAAGATCATATTATGGATGGCTCGATTAATAGGGTCAATCCAGAAGCTTTGCAGGATGATACTACAGGGCATCTCGGTAATCGATACGGCAAGTTAATTACCTAACATAAGCAGCATGCTATTAGATATCAATGGTCCAAACCCAAAAATTGCAATCAAATCTGAAAAATTCTTTATAAAAAATCATAATTTTAACAGTCAGATGAATTAAAATTGTATAAAACCATACAAAGCCCAATAAAAATGAACTTAACTCAGAGCCTTAAACTAATTAATGAGTTGATACTTTATACCTTATACACTACATCCTGCTTGTCGGTCAACATAAAAGTATACCGAAAGCCCAATAAGAGTAGCATTGGATCAAATCATATTTTAAGTGGCTGTCGGATACTTTTATAAATGTTGGGCGTCATGCCAGCAAATCCTTTAACTAAAAAATTATCAATTAATATATGAAACATTTTATCCAATTCGCAGACATCGTATTAACCGGACTCATTGCAGGGATTATCTTTGGAATTTGGCTTGGCTATAATCCTGAAAACCTATCCGCTGTTACTTATGTTGAACAGCAACAAAGCGCCATTCGATCTTTAAATGTATTGATGCCCCTTTTAGGACTTATTTCTATTATACTTACTATTGTCTATGCAATTATCTGCAAAAAAGAAAAGCTAAACCGTACCTTGTTATTGCTTGCGTTTGGCTTGCTGATTGCTAGCGGGCTTATTACGCGATTCGGCAATCAACCTATAAATGCTATTGTTATTACTTGGAATTTGGACGCCATTCCAGACACATGGGCAACATTTAGGGACAATTGGTGGACATTTCATGTAATGCGAACACTCTCTACAATTTCAGGTTTCGCAATAATTGTATGGGTGACAATTAGTAATAAGAACAAAAGCACGACCGCATAACAGCGTGTATTTGGCAATAGCGGTTGAACTGGTAAATCGAAAGTTTGTGCTTCTAAGAAATTTTGTGCTAAACGGACAAGAAAGTGCTTTTAGTCCGATACTGCACATACACGCAAACCGCTATGCATTATTTTAAAAGACCAATACTTAAAGACAATTCATAATTTTAAAGTTTATGATAACAGACATTAGACCATATAAACTGTCAGACAAAGAAAATGTTATAAAAATTTTCAATTCCAATTGCCCAAAGTATTTTGATAAGAATGACTTGTCAGACTTAATAGACTTTTTAGATAATTATGCAGACAATAATTTTAAAGTTGTACTTTATAACAAAGAGGTTATCGGGTGTGGTGGACATTATGTAAAACATTCAGACAAAGTATTCGGAATCGCATGGGTTATGTTTAGGCGATTTTCAATGGGAAAAGCAAACTTTCAGATTATATCAAAACAATTTTTTAAGCACATCCTGACGAATATAGATAAAGAAAATTTGGACTTTGACATCGTTATAAACACCAGTCAATTATTGGAAAAGACTTTTAACAAATTTGACTTTTGGACTGAGCGTGTAATTAAGAATGGATATGGAGAAAATTTAGACCATTATGTAATGAGACGAAAATTGAATACTAAAAAAACGAACGCGTAACAGCTGTTTGGCAATTAGGCGGGTAAGCTGCTTTGTTCGACAATGATTGCGTGAACTAAACTTGGTACATTCCTCTCTAGTTCCTGCCTGAAATCCACCTCATCGCCAAACCCACAAAACGTTCTCGTCAACTCTTTCATACCACCCCTCAACAATTTACAAACTGATATAAATGAAAATGTTTAAAATAATTCCGACACATTTAACAGTAATTACTTTTCTGCTCATTTATTTAACTTCATGCAATGGACCGACACAAAATAATAATTCAATCTATGAAGCCAATAAACCAAACTCAACGACTCAATTTAACGGGTTAAATGCTGCAGTCAATAGTATAGACAAGAATATAAGAAGTATTTTTCAAGACAGAAGTGGCAATTATTGGTTTGGGACTAATGGGGCAGGCGTATATCGTTACGATGTAAAAAAACTAACACAATTTACCATAAAGGACGGACTTGCAGACAATCAAGTAATAAACATTCAAGAAGATGATTTGGGAAATATTTGGTTCGGGACTGGTGCTTTTGGCATTAGTGAATTTGACGGAAATAAAATTACAACACATACCAATAAAGTCAACATAACTAAGGGCACTGTATTAAACTGGAAATCAAAAAACAATGATTTATGGTTTTTCGCTGGTGGTGGCGTGCTCAGATATAGCAATCCTTCACTTGACTATCTACCATTTCATCCGTCAAGTTCAAAGACACAAACCAAAGCTCCGTTTTCGCTTAGTCGCTATGGCGTTTATTGTATCCTAAAAGATAAAAAAGGTAACATTTGGTTTGGAACTCAGGCAGAAGGCGTATGCAGATACGATGGCAAAAAACTAACTTGGTTTAAAGAAAAAGGGCTCTCCGGCCCTGCCGTTCTTAGTATATTTGAAGACAGTAAGGGCATCCTTTGGTTTGGAAATAATGGTGCTGGATTATTCCGATATGACGGAAATACTTTGACAAATTTCACAGAAGAAAAAGGTCTTAATAATGCTGATTTTAGTGCTTCTGGAAAACCCGGGTTAGGCACTT encodes:
- a CDS encoding N-acetyltransferase; this encodes MITDIRPYKLSDKENVIKIFNSNCPKYFDKNDLSDLIDFLDNYADNNFKVVLYNKEVIGCGGHYVKHSDKVFGIAWVMFRRFSMGKANFQIISKQFFKHILTNIDKENLDFDIVINTSQLLEKTFNKFDFWTERVIKNGYGENLDHYVMRRKLNTKKTNA
- a CDS encoding serine hydrolase, with the translated sequence MMDPTNGFMKNGPAGSFGHTGFTGTSIAVIPKQEISIILLINRQNVGLLPNQVYYNPNPIREAIFKAVMDWDKIK
- a CDS encoding DUF2200 domain-containing protein produces the protein MEITPKHIERIEKMTFASVYPHYVTKVEKKGRTKEELYQVIEWLTGFDDKKIQELIDEKATFGKFFEKAKLNSNADLIKGVICGYRIEEIEHPLTKQVRYLDKLVDELAKGKTLDKILRK
- a CDS encoding serine hydrolase, which gives rise to MRSINIIALLLISLVPALCQHKNRHALRQQISSILTRSIADHKIPGAVIAIKKGDRVLMKKAFGFAQVKDAETHWMNHPKKTSTRHLYDLASLTKVVGTTTAIMLLADQHRLSVDDPVGKYLPAFNGPEKQAITLRNLLTHTAGLITWYPLYYRCKNKEETYRLIDSLPLATPVGAGRHYSDLGFVLLGEIIEKISGQPLEVFLQAQIFKPLGMHHTFYRPLDKNKHLKIAATSHGNPYEHRMVRDSTLGLTRADIDPESWNGWRNYTLKGEVNDGNAWYALQGISGAAGLFSTAGDVQILVDMLKNKGLTGKKRFLSEKTITQFLHPIHSKMDSAG
- a CDS encoding VOC family protein: MAQINPHINFNGNAEEAFNFYKSVFGGEFAKIMRFKDLASAEFPVAENEANKIMHIALPIGKSILMANDVPEIMGRTNENENRSKIVISAESKEEADKLFNGLSVGGQIEMPVSDSPWGSYFGMFRDKYGIEWMVDFDPKYKEQI
- a CDS encoding DUF1772 domain-containing protein, producing the protein MKHFIQFADIVLTGLIAGIIFGIWLGYNPENLSAVTYVEQQQSAIRSLNVLMPLLGLISIILTIVYAIICKKEKLNRTLLLLAFGLLIASGLITRFGNQPINAIVITWNLDAIPDTWATFRDNWWTFHVMRTLSTISGFAIIVWVTISNKNKSTTA
- a CDS encoding sigma-54-dependent Fis family transcriptional regulator; this encodes MRKVLIIDDEQKLRTLLARIISLEGYEVLQAADGREGLKKLDQAEIDVVLCDVKLPDSNGVELVKKIKEKYPLIEIVLLTAYGNIPDGVQAIKNGALDYITKGDDNNKIIPLLNRAIEKRDLARRVYQLEKQLDDKHSFDKIIGQSKPIQKAIDLARKVAGSDTTVLLIGETGTGKEVFAQAIHRESKRNKQNFIAINCSAFSKELLESEMFGHKAGAFTGAIKDQKGLFEEANHGTIFLDEIGEMALDLQAKLLRVLESGELIRVGESKPMKVDVRIIAATNRDLQKEIEKGQFREDLFYRISVFQIELPALRERVIDIKELTHHFLQIFSLKTNKKIKPVSSDFIDALQHHAWNGNIRELKNVIERSVILCDDELTLEHLPAEFQRISDRVGKNKTLSAFDLASAEKIHIQKVLNYTNGNKTKAADLLNIALTTLYRKIAEYHLD
- a CDS encoding potassium-transporting ATPase subunit F translates to MMTLFFIAIAVFGYICYVLLKPEKF
- a CDS encoding helix-turn-helix domain-containing protein translates to MEQLKQILRLHHQGNGIKRIARDLGISKTTIKKYLRSEQIDKDHIMDGSINRVNPEALQDDTTGHLGNRYGKLIT
- a CDS encoding acetylxylan esterase, which encodes MKFLLLICTIIGATKLTQAQPGYGSLPWSQNLAYNSYLLRTTHAQYQDRSLHLHKAMQSKSSLMAYRDAVRKSYQTILGPMPDRSELHAQILHSSQYQNFKIETIIYQSIPGRYVTANLYLPPGPGPHPASLELCGHGINGKTGTAAAILMARHGIAVLIVDPIGQGERIQLLDPDGKTMTRGATTEHTLLNAGCNLLGSSLAAYEYWDNSRALNYLESRSDIDKNRLGVYGSSGGGTQTAYLIGLEDRLKVASICSYFSQRERVLELSGASDGCQHVPGEGKAGIEIADWVTMFAPKPVLVMSGRYDFVDYWGAVQGSNELTQVYAAMGAKDRFRLLSTEGGHGMPREKREALVTWFRTWLVGDPTPVVEQEVIKVRPEDTQCTASGQVLTQYKEAVSIPIYNGRVAASWADNRALFMRQSREQIRQKIYELLGTQPPTDKMVASMTGTGQFRGMTMYKYQLLRPGEMPVPCVVAWPSKVSSNARVILILDDRGKDSFWLEASRAQAILDAGDILVTADLRGKGETEDPAELNDRKYFNREYRNAMISLHIGRSIVGQRVTDMYSLVDFISTEERLKNHAISVEAYGSYGSVALHAAYVDPRIAHTTVVHGLTSYMDFIEHPIQWDMYTQVIPGVLKYYDLKDLMEKLGAERVKLVE
- a CDS encoding diguanylate cyclase; translation: MKMFKIIPTHLTVITFLLIYLTSCNGPTQNNNSIYEANKPNSTTQFNGLNAAVNSIDKNIRSIFQDRSGNYWFGTNGAGVYRYDVKKLTQFTIKDGLADNQVINIQEDDLGNIWFGTGAFGISEFDGNKITTHTNKVNITKGTVLNWKSKNNDLWFFAGGGVLRYSNPSLDYLPFHPSSSKTQTKAPFSLSRYGVYCILKDKKGNIWFGTQAEGVCRYDGKKLTWFKEKGLSGPAVLSIFEDSKGILWFGNNGAGLFRYDGNTLTNFTEEKGLNNADFSASGKPGLGTLARIYSINEDNGGNIWVGTVDAGVWKYDGNNLINYTIKDGLTSNAVNTIYKDKNGELWFGTDGNGLCKFNGTTFTHL